Below is a genomic region from Anoxybacillus flavithermus.
GATTTTATTCAAACGAATATTTCTAACTTAGCAGGTGTTCCGTCGATCGTATTCGGTTTACTTGGTTTGACGCTTTTCGTTCGTGAATTGAATTTAGGTCGTAGCATTTTAGCGGCTGGTTTAACGATGAGTTTGCTTGTGCTTCCTGTCATCGTCGTTGCGGCACAAGAGGCGATTCGCGCCGTGCCGAATCAATTGCGCGAAGCATCATATGGTATGGGGGCAACGAAATGGCAAACGATTTATCGTATCGTTCTTCCAGCAGCGATCCCTGGTATTTTAACAGGTAGCATTCTAGCTTTATCACGTGCGATCGGTGAAACGGCACCGCTTGTTGTTTTAGGTATTCCGACGTTTTTAGCCTATTTACCACGCGGTATTTTGGATACATTTACGGTTATGCCGATGCAAATTTACAACTGGACGTCACGTCCGCAAGCTGATTTCCAACATGTCGCAGCAGCGGGAATCGTCGTCTTGCTCGTCGTGTTAATCTTGATGAACTCGATTGCCATTTTTATTCGCAACAAGTTTCAAAAACGTTATTAATCGCGCGTTGAAAGGGGAACTTATGAATGGAATTAACAGTTGTGAAAGAACGTAAAAAACAAGCTGAAGAACGAAGCGAAAAAAACGTGGTGTATCGGACGAAAAATTTAAATTTATGGTACGGAGAACATCACGCGTTAAAAAACATTGACTTAGATATTTACGAAAATGAAGTGACAGCGATTATCGGTCCGTCGGGATGTGGAAAGTCGACGTACATTAAAACGTTAAACCGAATGATTGAACTTGTGCCAAGTGTGCGCACATCCGGAGAAATTACGTATCGCGGGCGCAACATTTTTGATAAATCGTATCGTGTCGAAGAATTGCGTACGCAAGTCGGCATGGTATTCCAAAAGCCAAATCCGTTCCCGAAATCAATTTATGATAACGTGGCATACGGTCCGCGTATTCACGGCATTCGCGACAAGA
It encodes:
- a CDS encoding phosphate ABC transporter, permease protein PstA, whose product is MEKLIDKQRVVQHMNGRLLRNNLLKFLFFLATVFGLIVLIVLLYRILTQAIGWLNFDFLNNFPSRRPEDAGIKAGLVGSLWLMVIVAPVSLILGVGTAIYLEEYAKKNRFTDFIQTNISNLAGVPSIVFGLLGLTLFVRELNLGRSILAAGLTMSLLVLPVIVVAAQEAIRAVPNQLREASYGMGATKWQTIYRIVLPAAIPGILTGSILALSRAIGETAPLVVLGIPTFLAYLPRGILDTFTVMPMQIYNWTSRPQADFQHVAAAGIVVLLVVLILMNSIAIFIRNKFQKRY
- a CDS encoding phosphate ABC transporter ATP-binding protein, yielding MELTVVKERKKQAEERSEKNVVYRTKNLNLWYGEHHALKNIDLDIYENEVTAIIGPSGCGKSTYIKTLNRMIELVPSVRTSGEITYRGRNIFDKSYRVEELRTQVGMVFQKPNPFPKSIYDNVAYGPRIHGIRDKKILDEIVERSLRGAAIWDEVKDRLHTNAYGLSGGQQQRLCIARCLAIEPDVILMDEPTSALDPISTLKVEELVQELKKNYSIIIVTHNMQQAARISDKTAFFLNGEVIEYSDTDKLFSNPDDKRTEDYITGRFG